One Lucilia cuprina isolate Lc7/37 chromosome 4, ASM2204524v1, whole genome shotgun sequence DNA segment encodes these proteins:
- the LOC111676057 gene encoding protein hedgehog, which produces MEFILRVPCLEGSNDITCKNCHICLNHCSSYISSAALNTNSSSSTKQHSYSPQTSKISSNNNNNTSATTTTSSSTILTLKRLCTFLLLLNLFSTAAGCGPGRGIGGPRPKRKLTPLVFKQHVPNMSEQTLGASGISEGAINRDSAKFKKLEFNNNRDIIFKDEEGTGADHVMTRRCKEKLNTLAISVMNQWPGVRLRVTESWDEEYLHDANSLHYEGRAVDITTSDRDRSKYGMLARLAVEAGFDWVYYETRAHIHCSVKSDSSHTPHDSGCFTKDSTVLLQSGERKAMSDLVIGDQVLSMNAKGEAIYSEIILFMDRNLELAQEFVQLTTDTGVQLTVTPAHLVMVWNSAKQLADYVFADRVEEGDQVFVYDHTGLLRPQKVVDLKAVLRKGVVAPLTREGTIVVNSVAASCYAIVNSQSLAHWSLAPLRVWSALKERLFSTSSSTGKSQHTSTGQLQNGVHWYAKTLYSIKNFVLPKSWRH; this is translated from the exons atggaaTTCATATTACGAGTACCCTGCCTAGAAGGCTCTAATGATATAACTTGCAAAAATTGTCACATCTGCCTCAACCACTGCTCCTCCTACATCTCCTCAGCGGCCTTAAATACCAACAGCAGCAGCTCTACAAAACAACACAGCTACAGCCCACAAACATCCAAAATAAGcagtaacaataataataatacctcTGCCACTACAACAACCAGCTCTTCAACGATCTTAACCCTAAAACGCCTATGCACTTTCCTGCTTTTATTGAATCTATTCTCAACAGCCGCAGGTTGTGGTCCCGGTCGAGGTATTGGCGGTCCTAGACCAAAACGTAAATTAACCCCTTTAGTATTTAAACAGCATGTACCAAATATGTCCGAACAAACATTGGGAGCTTCGGGTATTAGCGAAGGTGCCATCAATCGTGATTcggctaaatttaaaaaattggaatttaaCAATAATCGAGATATTATATTTAAGGATGAAGAGGGTACCGGTGCCGATCATGTTATGACCAGG CGCtgcaaagaaaaacttaatacatTGGCCATATCGGTTATGAATCAATGGCCGGGTGTACGGTTACGTGTTACCGAAAGTTGGGATGAAGAATATTTACACGATGCAAATTCTTTACATTATGAGGGACGAGCTGTTGATATTACCACCTCAGATCGTGATCGCAGCAAATATGGCATGTTGGCACGTTTAGCTGTGGAGGCTGGTTTCGATTGGGTCTACTATGAAACCAGAGCTCATATACACTGTTCAGTTAAATCTG ATTCTTCTCATACCCCTCATGATAGTGGTTGTTTTACCAAAGACAGTACGGTTTTACTGCAAAGCGGCGAACGCAAAGCTATGAGTGATCTTGTTATAGGAGATCAAGTACTTAGCATGAATGCTAAAGGAGAAGCCATTTACAGTGAGATCATTTTATTTATGGATCGTAATTTGGAATTGGCTCAAGAATTTGTGCAATTAACCACCGATACGGGTGTCCAATTGACCGTTACTCCGGCTCATTTGGTTATGGTTTGGAACTCGGCTAAACAATTGGCGGATTATGTATTTGCTGATCGTGTGGAAGAGGGAGATCAAGTATTTGTTTATGATCACACTGGTCTCTTAAGGCCTCAAAAAGTAGTGGACTTAAAGGCTGTTTTAAGAAAAGGTGTGGTAGCTCCTTTAACCCGTGAGGGCACTATAGTGGTTAACTCCGTGGCTGCCTCCTGTTATGCCATAGTTAATAGTCAATCTTTGGCTCATTGGAGTTTGGCTCCTTTGCGTGTTTGGTCCGCTCTTAAGGAGAGACTTTTCTCAACATCTTCTTCAACGGGCAAAAGTCAGCACACGTCTACCGGCCAATTGCAAAATGGTGTACACTGGTATGCCAAAACTTTATATTCGATTAAGAATTTTGTATTACCCAAATCCTGGAGACACTAG